The genomic region CTCCTAGGCATACTTGCTTGGATAAACGAGGAGGGTCGAGGAAAAAGCATCGTAGTTGAGGGGCTCGGTCAACAAAGCCTACTCGAAGAAGCATTCAAAATAGTCTACATGGGGTACGATATAAGCGAAATTAATACAAATAAGCTCGTCTCGCCCCTGCATTTCCGCTCAATAATACATCTCTACGAACTTAGAAAGGCTGGAATAGTCCTCGAAGATGAGGCAAGAAGGTATATTGATGCAGCGTTTAGCGGCGGCGACGCCCATAAATCGAGCATCATAGAGCTTAGCCTTGACTTAATAATACAGCTCGAGAACAGAGGAGCCCCCATAGGCAATTTGTGCTCACTTGACATATTTCGAGCAGTGACAAAGAACCGAGAACCGCTAGAAAGATGCAAGCTCTACTTCGAGGCTGCAAAGCTTCTAGATGAATACAATACTGGCGCTGTGAAAACAGTAGCCCTTAGCCCGGCGGGCGGCAATAAGGTAGACGCGCTTGTTGGTTGCAAACTCATGTTCAGCGATGAGGAGTGTTGGCCAGAGGCCCTATCTGCCCAGAATGTGATAAGGATGCTACTAGATAGGAAAGCATTACTGCTAAATGATATAAGGATGGTGTTCCCAGAAGAAGCGGCATGTCTAGCCTATGATAAGAAAGGCATGGTGTGTACATTTGACCGAGAAGTGTAAGGGCTTTGCTGTAGGCGTTGATGAGGCTGGTCGTGGCCCCCTAATCGGCCCTATGGTACTTGCTCTTGTTGTTATTAAATGTGAAGACTTAGACGCTCTGGCTGAAACCGGTATTCGGGACAGCAAGGACTTAGAGCCCTATACGCGTAGAAGACTATTTGAAACTATACTTAGTAGTTCAAACTATGTGATTTACACCATTATTCCACCAGCCGTCATTGATTCCTTTAATCTCAATCAGCTTGAATACGAGACAATCGCATATATGCTTAAAAGACTACGTGAAGCAACGAGGATCGAGCCCTCCTTCTTATCAATATATATTGATGCTGTAGGTCCCGTGAATAAGATGAGGAACGAACTCCGGAAAAGGCTGCCATGGCTACGCTACTCAAGGCTTATTGTGGAGCCAAAAGCTGACTCAAAATATGTTGTTGTCGGGGCTGCGAGTATTATTGCAAAAGTAGTGCGTGATAAAGAGATTGAAAAGCTCAGAGAACTCTACGGAATAAGAGGATCTGGATACCCTACTGATCAGCGAACCATAGATTGGCTGCGCGAAGCATATGAAATGAACCCAGATAATCCTCCATGGTTTGTGAGGCGGACTTGGAGCACATTGAGGCAGCTTGCTCCTAAGTGGTACATAGAGAAGCGTAAGGAACTGTCAGCCTTAGGACCTAGGCAGCGGACTCTAACAGAGTTCCTCGGGGCCAATAAGCCTCGCCAAAAGCAGGGATGAGTACGTTGTCAGTTACGGCCACACTCTTCATCGCTACACATGTGCTCCGGTAAGCCCACCTATCATCATATTTTTGCACAAGGCGCATATTTGTATAAGCCCAGCTAATAATAATGAGATTTTCAAGGAGATTATTAGGGTATTGTCCTGGAGCGCTGTATAGATAGAGGGTAGTGCGAAATCCATAGCACCGAACGGATTAATGCCCAGGGTGTAGAGGCTGCATGGATAAGAAAGTCCGATATCTCATAGACTTTGTGGCTAAAACACTCTATGTGGTCATGGAGAAGAAGATTAGCCATGATAGGGCTTTTCAAATGGTGCTAAGAGAGTATAAGAAGGCTGCTAACGAGCTTCCACTCAAGATCCTCTACAAAGCTTCAAGAGACGTTGTGAACGACTACTATACGCTGCGCTATGCAGAGCAATATGTCTACGGTTCGCGTGGCAGTGCTAAGAGAATGGTGAGGCTCTGGCTCATTTTGAGAGGAGATGAAAAGGACTACCTCCACGCAATCTCTGATGGCATTGAAAGACTGAGAAGAAGACTTGCAAAGACGCTGCCAAAAAGAATAGAAAGTATTGACGAGCTCATTGACTCGATAGGGCAGACACCAGTACGAAGGCTATCCCTCCTATACTCGTACCCCGAGTGGTTTGTAGATCTCTTCGTAAAACTTGTCGGAGTAGAGGAGACTGAAAAGCTCCTCAAAGCACTTAACGAGGAGAAGTGGTGGATCAGAGTAAATACCCTCAAGACCGATGTAGATACAATAGCTCGGAGACTCCTAGAAAAGGGCGTGCTTGTTAGAAAAGATAATGATCTACCCTATATGCTTGAAGTAGTAGATTATAATGAGCCGCTTCACCACCTCGAAGAAATGTGGAACGGTGAAATAGTCTTCCAAGACAAAGCATCGGCCCTTGTAGTAGAGGCACTTGATCCGCAGCCAGGTGAATTCATTCTCGACATGGCAGCAGCTCCAGGAATAAAGGACAGCCTAATAATGCAGCTAACAAACAACGATGCACACATAGTGGCCATCGATATTTCCAGAGAACGAACAAAGAGGACACTTAGAGTACTCAAAATGCTTGGCGCAGACATATCCAAGATACATGTTGTAAACGCGGACTCCGCGCTATTCAGCCTTAGCAGAAGACCGGACAAAATCATACTAGACGCTCCATGCACAAGTAGTGGTGCTATAGGAAAGGACCCTGCTATCAAAATACACCTTGAGAACATAAACTGGGTGGCTAAGTTCCCCTCCCTGCAGTCAGAACTACTTCGCTCCGCACTAAGATACAAAGTCGATACCGTCTACGCTGTTTGCAGCCTTTTACCCTTTGAGGGAGAGGAAATCATAGATGCTTACGCTGATAGGCT from Pyrofollis japonicus harbors:
- the rnhB gene encoding ribonuclease HII encodes the protein MTEKCKGFAVGVDEAGRGPLIGPMVLALVVIKCEDLDALAETGIRDSKDLEPYTRRRLFETILSSSNYVIYTIIPPAVIDSFNLNQLEYETIAYMLKRLREATRIEPSFLSIYIDAVGPVNKMRNELRKRLPWLRYSRLIVEPKADSKYVVVGAASIIAKVVRDKEIEKLRELYGIRGSGYPTDQRTIDWLREAYEMNPDNPPWFVRRTWSTLRQLAPKWYIEKRKELSALGPRQRTLTEFLGANKPRQKQG
- a CDS encoding RsmB/NOP family class I SAM-dependent RNA methyltransferase; the protein is MDKKVRYLIDFVAKTLYVVMEKKISHDRAFQMVLREYKKAANELPLKILYKASRDVVNDYYTLRYAEQYVYGSRGSAKRMVRLWLILRGDEKDYLHAISDGIERLRRRLAKTLPKRIESIDELIDSIGQTPVRRLSLLYSYPEWFVDLFVKLVGVEETEKLLKALNEEKWWIRVNTLKTDVDTIARRLLEKGVLVRKDNDLPYMLEVVDYNEPLHHLEEMWNGEIVFQDKASALVVEALDPQPGEFILDMAAAPGIKDSLIMQLTNNDAHIVAIDISRERTKRTLRVLKMLGADISKIHVVNADSALFSLSRRPDKIILDAPCTSSGAIGKDPAIKIHLENINWVAKFPSLQSELLRSALRYKVDTVYAVCSLLPFEGEEIIDAYADRLDEPKIPGHYGYKAYEPISAKVKRLFPHIHGTQGFFIARIRGTP